From Phycisphaerae bacterium:
TGCCCAGAATTTTTTCAGCGTTTTTACAGCCGATGAATTCGTCGAAGCGTCTTTCGTAATTAGACAGGCGGCCCCATCGAACAAATCGTCCCGTCCGAAGTCCACGCCCCGCTGCTCCGACCCTGCAATCGGATGAGAGCCGACATAACTTACATATTTCGGAAGATTCTTTTTCGCCCACTTATGCGGCAAAACTTTTGTCGAGCCGACATCGGTAACTATGCAGCCCTTTTTCAGAGCGGGCCCAATCGTTTTGAATATCTCTTCGAAAGTGCATATCGGCGTCGCGAGGATAACAACATCGGCATCGGCTGCGCTTTTGCGTATATCGTCGAAGACACAATCAGCGACGCCAAGCCGTTTTGCCCGTCTGCGCGTAGAGGCCCTGTGGCTGAAACCAGCCGTTTTTATGCCCAGATTGCTGCGTCCGATAGCCAGAGTAATCGAAGAACCCAAAAGGCCGAGCCCTATAACGGTAACTTGTCGTAAATCCTTCAAAATAAACGCCTTATATAAACATTATCGCTTTTGTCATGTTTGTAAAAAGTATCGACAAACCGCTCCAATGTCAATTTTTTTCTTTGTTTGAAGGTGCCAAACTGGTATAATGCCTTGCTACTAAATTGTTTCAATTCACTAAATTATCAACATAAACTACTGAATTTAATGGCAAATACGAAAAATAAGAATAACGGCGACTATCTTTCGTTTGAAGAGAAGATAGCTGACATCGACAGGCAGACCGCTGAGCTTACAAGATTAAGCTCGGTAAAGGGCATCGACTATTCAGCCGAAATCCGCAAGCTCCAAAAAGAGCAGGTCGCCGAATTTAAGCGCATCTATTCGAATCTTTCCGCATGGCAAACCGTTCAGGTAGCAAGACATCCGAAAAGACCTCTGTTCAGCGAATATCTAAACCTTATGGTAAAAGATTTCCGCCAGC
This genomic window contains:
- a CDS encoding prephenate dehydrogenase/arogenate dehydrogenase family protein, yielding MKDLRQVTVIGLGLLGSSITLAIGRSNLGIKTAGFSHRASTRRRAKRLGVADCVFDDIRKSAADADVVILATPICTFEEIFKTIGPALKKGCIVTDVGSTKVLPHKWAKKNLPKYVSYVGSHPIAGSEQRGVDFGRDDLFDGAACLITKDASTNSSAVKTLKKFWASLGCKVSTMSPQQHDKILGNVSHLPHALAAALLNASDLKQLKFSGKGFIDTSRIASGPANIWADIFYTNSANICKGIDNVIKELGKLKKAAKLKNKSKIEKLLSLARDKRARLMEYKVSKKELQ